The Maniola jurtina chromosome 9, ilManJurt1.1, whole genome shotgun sequence genomic sequence TCGTACTATGTAAAGAAACAGTGCGTACATATGTATACGTACAGTTCACTGTTTGACCTACCGCAAGTTGAAGGAAAACGGGAAAATTATGTCAATCTATGTTTTATTGCGGCATGCCTACCTGAGtggtaatgtacctacctatctatactaataaataaaattggagtgtctgtctgtaatctatacttataaataaaattggagtgtctgtctgtaatttcgaaataactaccgcatattaaggtcatatggttatttgaacgatactataactgaatcacacgtttttaaaatttttgtctgtctgtccgtccgtccgtccgtccgtccgtccgtccgtccgtccgtccgtccgtccgtccgtccgtccgtccgtccgtccgtccgttcgtccgtccgtccgtccgtccgtccgtccgtccgtccgtcagtccgtccgtctgtctgtctgtctgtctgttgcaggggatctaaccaatccacgcgggcgaagctgcgggcatcagctagtacataatataaggtAACTTATCCATTACTATAACGTTATCGACCGTATAatctatgaaaataaattaaatgtcaGCGCCTGGCTTTAAAATTTTTGCCTATCTGTTTGTCATGGCTAATCTTCGTAACCGCTGATCTGGTTTCGACGGGACTCCACACTCCACAGGTATAGTTACACAGagtataagctactttttatcttagaAACATTTTAAGGATCCTACGTAACAAATATTAAATCGAATATTTAAAAACCCATTTCTAGGTGCAGTTACTTTTATTCCTTTACGAATTTCTGTTGGACGTTTTTTCATTTCTGACTGGCTGAAAGGACGCGTTTTTAGATTCTCCATCGAATGAACTCGAAATGTTAAAACCGCCAAAAAGTGACTTTCGTGGCATTAAACTTGGAGACGATAAGATAACGACAAGTACACTACTATACATTACAATACTATATATTGTATAAtacagataaataatataattaccgGTCTTTCTACAAACTTGTTTCGCCCGATGACGTCATGGGTATAAGAAAGCGAGGCTTATCTACTTATCTCTAAAACAACAAAGTTATAAATACGACGCAAGATGCTATAGAATTAGAGGAAGCAAATGTTTTATTGCCTAAGGTCACTTCATGAATAACAAAAAGGAATACATTTGAGGAATCTGTGAAAATATCTTAATACCTGGGTAACTCTTTACTTAGGTACTCAGTTTGAATTAAAtgtgtacctactacttacatCAATTAAAAATGCAATTTAAGACGTCATACCGACCCTTCTTAGGTAAgaaatacgtttttaaaaatacaatcgGCCAGCTACATGAGCTTAGGGATgggtagatagataggtacaagCTTTTGAAAGCTTATGATCGATAAAAAACTCAAATATCTAAAAGTGTTCTAGAATTTGATACAACACTTTCTAAAATACTAATAGGCAACTTGGGTAATAAtgattaaataatacttaaacaAAATCTTTGAGGATGATAAACATAACGaggaacattattttttatactaagTTAAAAGTAGGAACAATTTCAACCGGAACGGAACCACAATTTTGCTACCTAACGTTATGCAATCATTTCTATTGGCCACAAATTGGCCCGATCAACTTAACGTGGTGTAAACGTTGGGTGAAGAAAACCATTCCCACACTCGTGCGAGCGCGGAGGCTGTCCTCATGTCATCGCACAGGCGCCGCCGAGCCCTGCCAGCTGCACCGCCCCGCGAACTCACTAACCATATATCGTCACTAAGTAAACACATACTCCAATATTACGTGGCTAAATGTAAACACAACTTTGTAAAAGCTCTCCCTCACTTCGCGCACTGAAAGTGAAACACTGGATTTCAAGCCGCACACTTTTCCAtaatcttcataaaaatatcgTTCAACTGAGAAAGTTTCGTATCACAGATATTTGGGGGTTATCCGttaaaaagttttctatctatcacTGAACAAAGTTCGTAGCGCGTAGCGCGTAGAGAACGGATACTGCGCGCGATACGGACGGCCGGGCTCGGCTGAGCGGCACCGCAGCGCGCGGCGGTCGGCCGGCGTGTGAGCGCGCGCCGCGGCTGtcgccgcccgccgcccgccCCGGCGCTACGCGCGCTCGCTTTCGGGCAGGATGCCTCTATTTAAGCACACACTGTCGAACCTCACCTGGTATTCGCAATTTAGCCTTATCGCAAGCGCACGCGACCTGAAACCTCCGAACATCTCGATACGATGTGCGCTCCGAAGTCGAGTTTGGCGTTCCTGGTGGCGCTCGCCGCCCTGGCGGCGCTGGGGCGGCAGGGCCGCGCCGCACCCGCGCGGCACGTGCGCAGCGTGGAGCTGGCCGACGCGCTCAACCGCACCGTGTGCCCCATCCGCGTGGAGATCGACGAGCACGCCGACCGCGTGCCGCGCCGCATCAAGATGATGAAGTGCGCCGCCGAGCCCAGCCACTGGTGCCGCGCGCACCTGCCGGCGCACGAGTGCTGCCAGCGCCGCCACGGCGACCACCTGCTGGAGTGCGTGGAGATGCACGACAGCGTGCTGGTGTACTACAAGAGCAGCGCCAGCACCGCCACCTACGACGTGGCCGTGGGCTGCTCCTGCATGGTGGTGCACAGCAGCACGGCGCCCGCCGTGCCCAAGGGGCCCACGTGACGCCGCGCCTGTTCGCTGAGATTCCGTTACATTTTACGTTCCTAAGCTCTGCAAGTGACGTTGTGTGAGCGCAACACTGATTctatttattgttaatttattaCAATGGTTGTGAGCATTGCCGGTGCAGGCCCGGCGGTCGGCGCCCGAAGCCCGAGTGATAGACTGTACATTATTAGTGTTAAGTATTTATTGACGTTCGTCTAGTGTAAGTTATTGAAGGTAAAAGctttaaattatacataatatatttattttttaatttatctgaCTTTTTTAATCACCCCTATCCCTGAAAccaaactttaaaatatttaggtagtAATTACCTTCTTAGAGCTTGATGAGTCActttttttgaacattttttatattaatttttttttaattaataaaaacttaaaaaaaatgttttaattagtaaGTTTTTGTAATACATTAGTTGATAGTACGTACAGCTATTGGAATAATATATAGTtctacacatttttaaaaatgtttaaaattaaaataaacatgaCTAGATAGTTCAACTACGTAAGTACATGAGACAACCTGTAAAAGTCAATGGATATTGGTATAAAGCTGTATCAAAAAACAAAGCTTAGTTACCTAACAACATGAATCATACCTTCTGGCTGTCAGTTGTTTTCGTGGAATCAAAAGCAATTTTACACAAGCAAACTAAACTTTTCAAATGCAATTTATCGAGGGTGGCTTTTTGCCtaaaaagacatcaacgcgtgCGATGCGCGTCCTCACCCTGCTCTATCATTTTGAAGTTGGCCAAGTTGGAGGCGAGGTGTCGTCTTTCCGCCTACACGAGTGAACGAAGATGAGACcagataatttattatttatttcttaagcTTTTATTCATTTGGGATGAAAAACAATGGTGAAACACCTCATTGCACTCACATACTTTTTGAAACTTAACCacaaaaattaagtaagtataagtaggtaaacaTGGAGCTTGAATAAACTACacgtaggtatgtacctacctagcaaTACGTATTCTCGTATTGTGTTGAGTAGTTAGTAACTAGGTATGCCGACGCACAAGTaaataactatgaaattaaatagtaggtaaatagtgAATTATGACGTGCCCTAAAATGACTCACACTGGCAAATTTTAAGGCCTGTGTGTAGAgcatgtaagtataataattttattagctacttacatacctacctacaaaaaaggacaacttaatattttattggataGATATATTATCAAGGTAGGTTTTACTGTTAATACACTTCTACTGGTTTCTTTTCTTCAAATTTTGTGTTTTCTAGTTGGACCGatattttccgtgataaaaaattTAGGTCCATGACCCATCTCAAGGATCAAATTCTAATAAGAAATTATTAAACTATCTAATAAAAAAACGTATCAGATGCATTCTTATTCGAATCTACTTATGAGAacactagatggacagacgcGACCGAACGAGCCTGCGGGAGCCGCTGCATGGCGGCGGCGCAACACCGTGGCGTGTCATGGAGGTCCCTACAACAGAcctgcccagcagtggacgtggTTGCTAATGGTGATGGTCGATGAACCGGTAGAGCAACTACGCCTCACGATGCCTATGTTCAGCAGACCTCACGAGATCTTTtttcagcagtggacgcaaatgTTGATTGATGGATAAACACATATTATTTgtacagcaaaaaaaaatagtaaaaacaaataaatataataaaatcattttaatgcTACAGgctacatttatttaaaaaaacaaaattgaaaaatatgaaatactTAGTCACCATAATAAACTTTCCATTTCTTATCAAATATAAATGATaggtataagtaataatatgtgGTTGGCTAAAAGCGGCAAAAGTAGATTTCTATCGAGTCTGACCGAGCGAATGCAAGATACTTGCTCTACCTACCCAGTATGTCATTTCGCCTGTAACACACCTCGTCTTACAGGTAGGTACACTCTTCATTTCTTCTATATTCAGTGtttaatttcaaataatattcTTCAAGTAGATATCAGACAAAGCCTAAAATGAAGGgtgaacttaattaaaaataaaaaggtttgATTTGAActtagaaataacacttttcttattttcatggcgaccattatgaatttttaattgtGTGTTGCTAAAGCGACAGTAAGAataaacattctgtgaaaatttcgactGTCTAAGGTTCACGAGATATTGACTTACAGCCCACTTATAGAttgatggatggacggacggacagcggacgcTTACAAAGGGGTCCTGAGGGCACCGATAGGGTTCGCGATAGAATCTGGGTTTCTATCCAGGGGTAGAATTTTGATTTGAGttgatagaaaaataaaaaaacagtttCTCTGATAGAATATTTAGCTCGCCCTAATCAAGAGAGAGGCGATAGTGTGGGGATAGGGGCTATGACGTTTCctaacttaggtacttaatgtaGGTACCCATATATCTCTATGTAGGTACCCGTTACAGTAGGATTCAAGCTTATTGGCAACTGTCAACACAGTCATAAGCAAGCGGGCTTCTAACACTTCAGACTTTCctaagttttaagcaattaaatatcactcgctgaaaatatcgcgaggaaacctgcatgcctgagacttctccacaatattctcaaaggtccGCCAAAAAGATTGAATCGAACTCATCGATGAGTACCTGTGTCTAACTAGCTGTAGGTACAAGCACTAAGCACCTCTACTGCTAGCCCTGACAGGGCGAATTCCGGCATCGCAAGAAATTTACTAAACGATATCCCAAATAGAAAAGTTGGTTTATTCTTCAAACCTACCTGCTTGTTTTGTGGCgagataggtaagtaagtaggtttcATACCAATGGTTCCTtctaaaattatacttattctAGTCCTACTAGAATTTCTTCCACACCTAATTTTCTTCTTTGTTATTTTCGGTCAATCTCCACTCCTTTGTCCAAACTTAAGCATCGTATTTTTTGAGTGGATTGATTTTCATTCCGGCACTCGGGCTCGACACAAACTACTCAAACGTCCAATGGCCATACTGTAGATACTGGATAACAggcctattattattatgtaaaattgtaaatatgtaACACGATTATCCTGGTGATGGCGCGCGAGCCGCTCCACGGTAACACGGCGAGTGGCGACTGCGCCGCGCCGCGAGGCCGAGTGGGTATCCTGCGACCTGCGATATCTCACAGGAAAAGATAACACGTACTGAACTCCTATAAGTAGTGATCGCGCCGGAGCAGGCTCACCAGTCTCGACGTGACTTATCGTCAACCGACACGATCATCGGCGACCATGGCTCTCCGGACGCTAGCAGTTCTCGCGGTGGTGGTCCTCGTCGCCCTCCCGCGCTGCGCCGGCGCGCTCGAGCGGGACCTGGACGATGTGAACGCAAACAGTTTGTTTTGTCCCTTCAGTGTCGAACTGGTGACCACTGGTGGTCTACCGAGCCTAATCAAGATTATCAAGTGCAATTCGACTGCCATAGAAGAGAGGAAACTACAGGGTTGTGTAGAGGTGCAGGACAAGGTGGTGGTGTTCCGCAGAGACGGTACCATCAGTACGCAGGTAGTCAGCGTAGGATGCGTCTACGAAGTACAAAGCAGCACCCCAGCACAACCTATTGATGGTAACTGAGAGGCTACGTCGCAGATATCGTGGCGAATATCTACCTGTCCAGTTGCAAGTATGACGGAAGCTTCTGGGGGTCTGGTCGAGGCGGCCGGAGTCCAGCGAGGCCGTTGAAGTGCCTGCGACGCACTTACTTGTTTCGTGGAGTTtaattaagtatctacttaGTTTGTAAGTTTATCAAGGTATATCAGTGTTGTGTAACTTATATTATTTGATTGCAatgtaaataaagaaataaaaatcatttctaTGCAGTTTCTATGCAAATATGTAATTAACtgatattttgcttattttttctGGAGAGCTGCTGAAATGTTTAATTTAGTAGAAAGAAGTAAGTATTTAGGTacacctacctatataaaataaCTACCTTACTCTTACAAATtcgaaaaatatataggtacttttgtaggtataggtaactaTAGTTATTTGATTATGATGAAAGATTTGAAATCGTATACTTTTTCTTTAAGAATTGTTTAATAGTTTCAAATTTTTGGTAAAAAACCACTATTGATATAGAAAGGTTTATCTAATGACCATAAGCGTTGGCATTTGCCCAAAAGAATAACAACAAACCACTGTTTTAAACATTTgtctaaaaaagaaaaataaaaccgacttcaaaaaccacaagcactacaattttttatttcacaatttttagtggccccagtgtaggtactataatacgctatgcccagttaaaaccctactgtttactaagctattacactgatcgcgagcagtTTGCTCTTATACATTgtggagttctgttctccatctccgaagatattcatcagaccaaatttttatgggaccacctgcacagtataccctttcaaacaaaaaaaaatatttccgaagagtaatcggtgaacatacattaaaaaaaaaaaaagattccaacgaattgagaacctcctcctttttttgaaatcagttaataaacaacaacaaacagtgtattttaaacatttttttttatttaaagaaaacagttttatttatacaaaaagtgcttttttaaactgtttttttttaccaacCCTGAGACCGCCAAATTTTTAGCAACTAAGTAGCAACTTTCATGACTACGGCCCTTCTGTAGACTGTAACGCACTTAACCAATTTTTgttacctaagtaagtataacaATTTCGGctgcaagtaggtaagtaagtaggtatattagttattattattattatatactagctgatgcccgcagcttcgcccgcgtggattggtcagatcccctgcagcatcaggactgaggagttggactccaaattttttatgaaacaatgtcgcaaagttcctctatcgattaaaaaagaaattacgcaaatcggttcagaaatctcggagatttcggtgtacataggtagaaaaacacaactccctttttgaaagtcggttaaaaaagtagcctatgtcacgccctggtcaatcctcaacttgtctgtCAAAGTcctttcaaaatcggttcagccgttccgaagattacccttttcaaacagacagacagacagacagacagacaaaaattttaaaaacgtgtgattcggtgttggtatcgttcaaataaccatatgagcttaatatgaggttgttatttcgaaattacagacagacactccaattttatttatagtatagatagttatattaaaaacctaaatccacgcgggcgaagctgcgggcgtcatctagtttaataatattgatatcAGCTTGAAAGTAACgctacgaaggttccaaacgcgccctggtttGAGTGAGATCCTCAACAAACTTACAGGCAGAGCTTATCACAGTGAGATTTACACTTACACGCAGGGGGCGTGCCTCGCGCCAGGCgtgcgcgccgcgcgccgcccacCGCGCGACgctgcctacctacctacttcatattaagtacttacatattatgcAAACAGCGCATAtccatactcatattataaatgtgtaggtgtgtctgtctgtctgctagtttttacgGATCATCCGTTTAGCCGATTCTGACGTGATAGGTACAGCTTGCATCTCAATTTTCAATAACGAAGTAGGTAGATGACGATACGCGTAACTGAGCCCACGTTAAGTTAGGTTTTAGAAATCTCGTCGGAACTCCTTGTTTTCCGGAAGCTTGCCCCGGGAGCGGAGGTTAGGAatctaaaagtagcctatgtccattcccTGAGTTCACGCTATAAtctgtacccgtcaaaatcggtaaacggatgggtcgtgaaaagctcgcagacagacagacacactttcgcatttataatacttattactacAGATGTAGGTATGGAGGTGCCTACGTACAAAAGTCGTCCGGCTAACaggctaactcagtgatcaacacaATGGTAGCCATCAAGCTCGTTTgacattatgtacctacattctacATCGCGACTTCActtagtgatattaaaatattttttctagaaaccttaaatggattaaaaataaatgtcaaatgactTCGGTAGCTATCATTCGTGTTGATCACTGATTTCTCGAATCACCCTGCAGTTAGTTTtagcataagtacctactacctagtacctacctactcattatacctacctacaggaaGAGTACGGGACAAAataggtttaaaataaaaaccagcGATTTGAATAATCAAACTgtagtttaatataaaataagtactttggtattaaaataaaacaaaaaatcaataagttcttACTCAATATTATAACATCGAAATTAATGTTTCCCTTTGTACTTAtctttacgtacctactttctCTGAACCGAAAGGCACGGAAAAGAAGCCTAGAGTAATACCTACCTTGAACGGTAATTTTGTGTGCGAGTCTCGCACTTGAGCTGTTTTTCAGACCTACAATATGTAAAACATGTGCAAAATCTAAATAAACAGCATCGGTATAGGTACATTGAAACCACATcaattatgtaagtaggtaactacctattgCGCTAAAACCCATTCCTAGATTTGAAAAACTTAAGTATGATGGGTTGCCGTCTCGGCGCCGCAGACTTGTCGTCAATCGAACTCCTTACTGATGAGGTCAGCGCAGACTTGTCGCTGGAAGGTCTCTCAGGTGGCGAGGACGGCGCAGACTCGTCGCCGCCGCCGGGTGAACTCGTGG encodes the following:
- the LOC123868147 gene encoding uncharacterized protein LOC123868147: MCAPKSSLAFLVALAALAALGRQGRAAPARHVRSVELADALNRTVCPIRVEIDEHADRVPRRIKMMKCAAEPSHWCRAHLPAHECCQRRHGDHLLECVEMHDSVLVYYKSSASTATYDVAVGCSCMVVHSSTAPAVPKGPT